The Thalassophryne amazonica chromosome 6, fThaAma1.1, whole genome shotgun sequence genome includes a region encoding these proteins:
- the rer1 gene encoding protein RER1 isoform X2, translated as MSEGDSAGESIHGKPSVITVFFTRVGQVYQSWLDKSTPFYAVRWAATLLLTAVYMIRVYILQGWYIVTYALGIYHLNLFIAFLSPKVDPSLLDEDEGPCLPTKQNEEFRPFIRRLPEFKFWHSATKGIVIAMICTFFDAFNVPVFWPILVMYFIMLFCITMKRQIKHMIKYRYLPFTHGKKTYKEKTAFIVTNG; from the exons ATGTCAGAAGGGGACAGTGCTGGTGAGTCGATCCATGGGAAACCATCTGTAATCACTGTCTTCTTCACACGAGTTGGACAG GTCTATCAGTCATGGCTGGACAAGTCAACGCCATTTTATGCAGTACGATGGGCGGCCACTCTACTACTCACGGCTGTCTACATGATCAGAGTGTACATACTACAG GGTTGGTATATAGTAACATATGCTTTGGGAATCTATCATCTCAACCTCTTCATCGCTTTTCTATCGCCAAAAGTGGATCCTTCACTGCTTGACGAAG ATGAGGGCCCGTGCCTCCCAACCAAGCAGAACGAGGAGTTCCGCCCTTTCATCAGGAGGTTGCCTGAATTCAAATTCtg gCATTCAGCAACAAAAGGCATCGTCATTGCCATGATTTGCACATTCTTCGATGCCTTCAACGTGCCAGTCTTCTGGCCTATACTTGTAATGTACTTCATCATGCTCTTCTGCATTACCATGAAGAGGCAGAtcaag CATATGATCAAGTACAGATACCTGCCCTTCACACACGGGAAGAAGACATACAAAG AGAAAACAGCTTTTATTGTAACAAATGGATGA
- the LOC117511719 gene encoding taste receptor type 1 member 1: MKRFLASVCLLELLVHVCVRCSAAASEFKLEGDYLLGGLFDVHRSSSLLPHDRPVAIDCSSQPLSLSSYRRFQVMRFSVEQINNSTDLLPNVSLGYEIFDHCSDLHNFPGILKLISSNGSIKPLDHKQKRVSRLLGVLGPFESTETVTVAPFFTMNLIPLIGYGAAASILSEKQRFPTFLRTVHSNKHAIRVLIKILLHFNWTWVAFLNSDSDYGKDSLELFRSEIKNTKICLAYNVDLNHNTNYSLIFKQIEAQQIHAVIVFAAKRYAEAVIEAAIRLNITKKVWIASDAWSLNKKLRQQKGIQSIGTVLGISESAVYIPGFTDFIYSSKSQNYCDDGGQEDFCNQACNCSSLSPEDIVTEDQSYSFPVYSAVYAVAHALHNILQCGAGECSNSTTVHSYMVLDELKKSNFTLLNQKIQFDANGDPTYGTYSVVFWNHSGDAQVVGFEQSQQFFINNSKIEWHTKGVPVSLCSKECPEGYAKKQDGIHKCCFNCQICPNGSYINTTENPYQCLPCKETEWSTMGSMSCSPRSMEYVPFTDSLAIATMVVSWILVVLTLAMSVLFAKNYNTPVVKSAGGPMCFLILGCLSLCSLSIFFYFGKPTTSSCILRFLPFLLFYTPCLACFVVRSFQIVCIFKIAAKFPQLRSWWMKYHGQWLVITVAFTVQTLLLIISYSLEPPKPNNETFWYPDKIILGCELKLSLVSLSPAWFLVFLCLLCFIFSYMGKDLPKNYNEAKAITFCLLLLIITWIIFSTEYLLYYGKYIETLNAISVLSSLYSFLFWYFLPKCYIIIFQPHKNTQQYFQGIIQTYTKTMSQ, translated from the exons ATGAAGCGTTTCCTTGCTTCGGTCTGCCTGCTGGAGTTGCTGGTGCACGTCTGCGTTCGTTGCTCTGCTGCTGCCTCAGAGTTCAAACTGGAAGGAGATTATTTATTAGGTGGACTTTTTGATGTCCATCGTTCCAGTAGCCTCCTTCCTCATGACAGACCCGTAGCCATTGACTGCTCCAG CCAGCCTCTATCTCTGTCGAGTTACCGGCGGTTTCAGGTGATGAGATTCTCCGTTGAACAAATCAACAACTCAACCGACCTGCTGCCAAACGTGTCCCTAGGCTACGAGATTTTTGACCACTGCTCTGACTTGCACAATTTCCCGGGAATTCTCAAACTCATCTCATCCAACGGCTCCATCAAACCGCTGGACCACAAACAGAAAAGAGTGTCCAGACTGCTCGGAGTGCTCGGGCCTTTTGAGAGCACTGAGACCGTGACCGTGGCTCCGTTCTTCACCATGAACCTCATCCCGCTG ATTGGCTATGGAGCTGCTGCTTCCATCCTGTCagaaaaacagagatttcccacTTTTCTGCGAACGGTACATTCCAACAAACACGCCATACGCGTGCTGATTAAAATCTTACTGCACTTCAACTGGACCTGGGTGGCGTTCCTTAACAGTGACAGCGACTATGGCAAAGACAGCCTCGAACTGTTCCGCAGTGAAATTAAGAACACGAAGATCTGCCTGGCGTACAACGTTGACCTCAACCACAACACCAACTACTCCCTCATCTTCAAACAGATCGAAGCTCAGCAGATTCACGCCGTCATCGTTTTCGCTGCTAAGAGATACGCTGAAGCTGTGATCGAGGCGGCGATCAGACTGAACATCACCAAGAAGGTGTGGATAGCCAGTGATGCTTGGTCCTTAAACAAGAAGCTCCGCCAGCAGAAAGGGATCCAAAGTATCGGAACAGTACTCGGCATTTCTGAGTCCGCTGTGTACATACCTGGATTCACTGATTTTATCTACTCGTCCAAAAGCCAGAATTACTGCGACGATGGAGGACAAGAGGACTTCTGTAATCAGGCTTGCAACTGCAGCAGCCTGAGTCCAGAAGATATCGTGACAGAGGACCAGTCTTACTCGTTTCCTGTTTATTCTGCCGTCTACGCCGTCGCCCACGCCTTACACAACATCTTACAATGTGGAGCTGGAGAATGTAGCAATAGTACTACAGTGCACTCGTACATG GTTCTAGATGAACTGAAGAAGTCCAACTTCACTCTTTTAAACCAGAAGATTCAATTTGATGCAAATGGTGACCCAACATACGGGACCTATTCTGTGGTTTTCTGGAATCACAGCGGAGATGCACAAGTGGTCGGATTTGAACAATCGCAGCAATTCTTCATCAACAACAGTAAAATTGAGTGGCACACAAAAGGA GTTCCAGTTTCACTGTGTTCTAAAGAGTGTCCTGAAGGATATGCAAAAAAACAAGACGGAATCCACAAATGCTGCTTCAACTGTCAAATCTGCCCAAATGGAAGTTATATCAACACCACAG AAAACCCCTACCAGTGCCTCCCCTGTAAGGAGACAGAGTGGTCTACGATGGGAAGTATGTCCTGCAGTCCGCGGTCGATGGAGTACGTTCCCTTCACCGACAGCCTGGCCATAGCCACCATGGTGGTGAGCTGGATCTTGGTTGTTCTCACGCTGGCCATgtctgttctgttcgccaagaaCTACAACACGCCTGTGGTCAAGTCTGCCGGAGGACCGATGTGTTTCCTGATTTTGGGCTGCTTAAGCCTGTGCAGTCTCAGCATCTTTTTCTACTTCGGCAAACCAACAACTTCCTCTTGCATCTTGCGCTTCCTGCCGTTTTTGCTCTTCTACACTCCGTGTCTAGCGTGCTTCGTCGTGCGCTCTTTTCAAATAGTTTGCATTTTCAAAATAGCCGCCAAGTTTCCTCAGCTGCGAAGCTGGTGGATGAAGTATCACGGCCAGTGGCTGGTCATCACTGTCGCCTTCACTGTCCAGACGCTGCTGCTCATCATCAGTTATTCTCTGGAACCCCCAAAACCTAACAATGAAACCTTCTGGTACCCAGACAAAATCATTCTCGGGTGTGAACTAAAGCTCAGTCTTGTGTCTCTGTCTCCTGCTTGGTTTCTTGTATTTCTGTGCCTCCTTTGTTTTATCTTCTCCTACATGGGAAAAGACCTCCCCAAAAATTACAACGAGGCAAAAGCCATCACCTTCTGCCTGCTCCTGCTCATCATCACCTGGATCATCTTTTCCACCGAGTACCTGCTGTACTACGGCAAGTACATAGAAACCCTGAACGCCATCTCAGTACTCTCCAGCCTCTACTCCTTCCTCTTCTGGTATTTCCTGCCAAAATGCTACATTATTATTTTTCaaccacacaaaaacacacagcagTACTTCCAGGGCATCATCCAAACCTACACCAAAACCATGAGCCAGTAG
- the rer1 gene encoding protein RER1 isoform X1 → MSEGDSAGESIHGKPSVITVFFTRVGQVYQSWLDKSTPFYAVRWAATLLLTAVYMIRVYILQGWYIVTYALGIYHLNLFIAFLSPKVDPSLLDEDEGPCLPTKQNEEFRPFIRRLPEFKFWHSATKGIVIAMICTFFDAFNVPVFWPILVMYFIMLFCITMKRQIKHMIKYRYLPFTHGKKTYKGKEDTGKAFAS, encoded by the exons ATGTCAGAAGGGGACAGTGCTGGTGAGTCGATCCATGGGAAACCATCTGTAATCACTGTCTTCTTCACACGAGTTGGACAG GTCTATCAGTCATGGCTGGACAAGTCAACGCCATTTTATGCAGTACGATGGGCGGCCACTCTACTACTCACGGCTGTCTACATGATCAGAGTGTACATACTACAG GGTTGGTATATAGTAACATATGCTTTGGGAATCTATCATCTCAACCTCTTCATCGCTTTTCTATCGCCAAAAGTGGATCCTTCACTGCTTGACGAAG ATGAGGGCCCGTGCCTCCCAACCAAGCAGAACGAGGAGTTCCGCCCTTTCATCAGGAGGTTGCCTGAATTCAAATTCtg gCATTCAGCAACAAAAGGCATCGTCATTGCCATGATTTGCACATTCTTCGATGCCTTCAACGTGCCAGTCTTCTGGCCTATACTTGTAATGTACTTCATCATGCTCTTCTGCATTACCATGAAGAGGCAGAtcaag CATATGATCAAGTACAGATACCTGCCCTTCACACACGGGAAGAAGACATACAAAGGCAAGGAAGACACAGGGAAAGCTTTTGCTAGTTAA